The Tardiphaga alba genome includes a window with the following:
- a CDS encoding branched-chain amino acid ABC transporter permease: MTNALLTGLVLGGMYALIAMGLTLQYGVARIMNLAYGEFLIGSAFASYLLFTGWAVNPLVGLVVVVPVSFVVSLLLYKIFLTPLVRRARTRDALEVDSILATFGLMFIVQGTLLTMFGGAYFSYSFLAIPVTLVGEVLAMNRLVAFALAVVLGTVLYLILTRTRIGTSIRAVAVDPNVAPLVAINVPQLSALAFAVGGALVAAAGVLISMFLTFSATSGVVFTMKALIVVVMGGIGNLMGCLVAGVLLGLSEALVATYIDPGLTIAVNFALFLGVLLVKPAGIFGRARQ, encoded by the coding sequence ATGACGAACGCGTTGCTCACCGGCCTCGTGCTGGGCGGAATGTATGCGCTCATCGCCATGGGGCTGACGCTCCAATATGGCGTGGCGCGGATCATGAATCTCGCTTACGGCGAATTCCTGATCGGCTCGGCCTTTGCGTCCTATCTGCTGTTCACCGGCTGGGCGGTGAATCCGCTGGTCGGTCTCGTGGTGGTCGTTCCCGTCAGCTTCGTCGTGAGCCTCTTGCTCTACAAGATTTTCCTGACGCCCTTGGTGCGCCGCGCCCGTACGCGCGACGCGCTGGAGGTGGACAGCATTCTTGCCACCTTCGGCCTGATGTTCATCGTGCAGGGTACTCTGCTCACGATGTTCGGCGGTGCCTATTTCAGCTATTCGTTCCTCGCCATTCCGGTGACCTTGGTCGGCGAGGTGCTGGCGATGAACCGTCTGGTCGCCTTTGCACTCGCTGTCGTGCTAGGCACCGTGCTGTATCTGATTTTGACGCGCACGCGCATCGGCACCTCCATCCGCGCTGTCGCTGTCGATCCCAATGTCGCCCCGCTGGTGGCGATCAATGTCCCGCAGCTGTCGGCGCTGGCCTTTGCCGTCGGTGGCGCGCTGGTCGCTGCGGCCGGCGTGCTGATCAGCATGTTCCTCACCTTCAGCGCCACGTCCGGCGTAGTCTTCACCATGAAGGCGCTGATCGTCGTCGTGATGGGCGGCATCGGCAATCTGATGGGCTGTCTCGTCGCCGGCGTGCTGCTCGGCCTCAGCGAGGCGCTGGTCGCCACCTATATCGATCCCGGCCTGACCATCGCCGTCAATTTCGCGCTGTTCCTCGGTGTTCTCCTTGTGAAGCCCGCCGGCATTTTCGGGAGGGCGCGCCAGTGA